In Candidatus Fermentibacter sp., a single genomic region encodes these proteins:
- a CDS encoding ABC transporter permease: MERLAEAFGIALELIATGDPVVMEITLRTLAVSAAATIFSMLLFVPLGGLIHFASFPGKRLLTGVIHALYSMPTVFAGLIVFLLLSRMGPLGFLGLLFSTRAIVIAEVVLIAPVMLGLVMSALGGIPSEVEDTVRALGAGRIQTGLVVIREARMAIVSALLMSFGRAISEVGAAMMVGGNIAGRTRTLTTAISLGIGKGETAESIALGLILITLALIVSFAVHLLGTRRA; encoded by the coding sequence TTGGAGCGGCTGGCGGAGGCCTTCGGGATAGCCCTCGAGCTCATCGCCACGGGCGATCCCGTGGTGATGGAGATCACCCTGAGGACCCTGGCGGTCTCCGCCGCCGCTACCATCTTCTCCATGCTGCTCTTCGTCCCGCTGGGCGGCCTGATCCACTTTGCCTCCTTCCCGGGGAAGAGACTCCTCACCGGCGTCATCCACGCCCTCTACAGCATGCCCACGGTCTTCGCCGGGCTCATCGTGTTCCTCCTCCTGTCGAGGATGGGACCTCTCGGCTTCCTCGGGCTCCTCTTCTCGACGCGGGCGATCGTCATCGCCGAGGTCGTCCTGATCGCACCGGTCATGCTGGGGCTCGTCATGTCCGCACTGGGGGGCATACCCTCCGAAGTGGAGGATACGGTGCGAGCCCTCGGGGCCGGGCGGATCCAGACAGGCCTGGTGGTGATCAGGGAGGCCCGCATGGCCATCGTCTCGGCCCTCCTGATGTCCTTCGGCCGGGCCATCTCCGAGGTCGGCGCGGCGATGATGGTCGGCGGGAACATCGCCGGGCGCACGAGGACGCTGACCACGGCCATCTCCCTGGGGATAGGCAAGGGAGAGACGGCCGAATCCATAGCCCTGGGGCTGATCCTCATCACCCTTGCCCTGATCGTCAGCTTCGCGGTACACCTGCTCGGGACCCGGCGGGCATGA
- a CDS encoding ABC transporter ATP-binding protein, with the protein MRLELGSVSKAAGRKTLLDGVSFAVDSGEFCAVIGPTGCGKTTLLRLADLLARPTSGTIKLDGVDHARAGSAACTRTRRRMAMVMQRPCMLKGTVRSNVEAGLRFRGARPAPGKAEAGLEAVGLGGFAERRAETLSGGEMQKVALARALATDPEILFLDEPLSSVDQGFRPGMRSLIASLHRGRGMTVVMATHDLADALALASHVAVLSEGRMVQHGPVDAVLLSPSNLFVASFSGMRNILRASFDGTTARVGGLEVVLAGPASGAGCIVIPPETVSVSTSQPTDSSQRNTFRGTVSSIERGLHTDIVNAESGSVCIASTVTRESTERLGLRPGSDIWISFKASSVRILA; encoded by the coding sequence ATGAGGCTCGAGCTCGGGTCGGTCTCGAAGGCCGCCGGGAGGAAGACCCTCCTGGACGGGGTCTCCTTCGCCGTCGACAGCGGTGAGTTCTGCGCGGTCATAGGCCCCACGGGATGCGGCAAGACCACGCTCCTCAGGCTGGCCGATCTCCTGGCAAGGCCCACTTCCGGCACGATCAAGCTGGACGGGGTCGATCACGCCCGGGCTGGATCGGCGGCCTGCACGAGGACGCGGCGAAGGATGGCGATGGTGATGCAGAGGCCGTGCATGCTGAAGGGGACGGTACGGAGCAACGTGGAGGCAGGCCTGCGCTTCAGGGGCGCCCGCCCGGCTCCGGGCAAGGCCGAGGCAGGGCTCGAAGCGGTGGGTCTGGGCGGCTTCGCGGAGAGGCGCGCGGAAACGCTCTCCGGCGGCGAGATGCAGAAGGTCGCGCTCGCGAGGGCGCTGGCCACCGACCCCGAGATTCTCTTCCTCGACGAGCCGCTCAGTTCGGTAGACCAGGGCTTCAGGCCCGGGATGCGCTCCCTGATAGCATCGCTGCACCGGGGCAGGGGCATGACCGTAGTGATGGCGACCCACGACCTGGCCGACGCCCTGGCCCTTGCGAGCCACGTCGCGGTTCTCTCGGAAGGGCGGATGGTCCAGCACGGCCCTGTCGACGCCGTTCTGCTCTCGCCTTCCAACCTCTTCGTCGCCTCCTTCTCGGGCATGAGGAACATCCTGAGGGCCTCCTTCGACGGGACGACGGCCCGCGTCGGCGGGCTCGAGGTCGTGCTGGCCGGGCCTGCGTCGGGCGCCGGGTGCATCGTGATACCCCCCGAGACGGTCTCGGTCTCGACCTCACAGCCCACCGATTCCAGCCAGAGGAACACCTTCCGGGGAACCGTCTCATCCATCGAGAGAGGCCTCCACACGGACATCGTCAATGCCGAGTCGGGCTCGGTCTGCATCGCGTCCACCGTCACCAGGGAATCCACCGAGAGGCTCGGACTCCGGCCGGGCTCCGATATCTGGATCTCCTTCAAGGCCAGCTCGGTCCGCATCCTCGCCTGA